A stretch of the Rhinoderma darwinii isolate aRhiDar2 chromosome 3, aRhiDar2.hap1, whole genome shotgun sequence genome encodes the following:
- the LYSMD2 gene encoding lysM and putative peptidoglycan-binding domain-containing protein 2 isoform X2 — MAELSPVLRPHRDEGSRLGYTMFPTSECESEAELSLSLARTKTRSYGSTANVTAPWAERFIEHPVSPSDTLQGIALKYGVTYIEAAESRSELNPSVSCTDGSAERKSLRSIQESKFCSDQAKIESILDVTRKVHDISARVGSALMELLHSSLFHYTSGEEYFTFMSRESVVNLVIVT; from the exons ATGGCGGAATTGTCCCCGGTGCTACGGCCGCACAGAGATGAAGGCAGCCGGCTCGGCTACACCATGTTTCCTACCTCGGAGTGCGAATCCGAAGCCGAACTGTCCCTGAGCTTGGCCCGGACCAAAACCCGCTCGTACGGTAGCACGGCAAACGTGACGGCGCCCTGGGCTGAGCGGTTCATCGAGCATCCGGTCAGCCCCAGCGACACCCTGCAGGGCATCGCTCTCAAGTACGGGGTGACG tacatagaagctgcagaaagccGTTCTGaactgaatccgtcagtgagctgcactgacggctcggctgagagaaAATCTTTAAGGAGCATACAGGAGTCTAAGTTCTGTTCTGATCAAGCCAAAATAGAAAGTATTCTCGATGTCACTAGGAAGGTGCATGACATTTCAGCCCGTGTTGGCTCCGCTTTAATGGAACTGCTGCACTCCTCACTCTTTCATTACACATCTGGAGAGGAATATTTTACATTCATGTCAAGGGAGTCTGTCGTTAATCTTGTGATAGTGACGTGA